The following are encoded together in the Chlorocebus sabaeus isolate Y175 chromosome 20, mChlSab1.0.hap1, whole genome shotgun sequence genome:
- the KNCN gene encoding kinocilin → MDIPISSRDFHCLQLACVALGLVAGSVIIGISVSKAAAAMGGVFIGAAVLGFLILAYPFLKARFNLDHILPTIGSLRIHPHPGPDHGEGRSSTNGNKEGARSSLSTVSRTLEKLKPGTRGAEEC, encoded by the exons AGCAGAGATTTCCACTGCCTGCAGCTGGCCTGCGTGGCTCTCGGGCTGGTGGCTGGCAGCGTCATCATTGGCATCTCCGTATCCAAGGCTGCAGCTGCCATGGGCGGTGTCTTTATCGGCGCTGCTGTTCTGG GGTTCCTCATCTTGGCCTACCCCTTCCTGAAGGCTCGGTTCAACCTGGACCACATCCTGCCTACCATAG GAAGCCTAAGAATCCATCCCCATCCAGGGCCAGACCATGGAGAAGGAAGATCCAGCACCAATGGCAACAAGGAAG GAGCCCGCAGCAGCCTGTCTACCGTGAGCAGGACCCTGGAGAAGCTGAAGCCAGGGACCCGGGGGGCTGAGGAATGCTGA
- the KNCN gene encoding kinocilin isoform X1, which translates to MDIPISSRDFHCLQLACVALGLVAGSVIIGISVSKAAAAMGGVFIGAAVLGSLRIHPHPGPDHGEGRSSTNGNKEGARSSLSTVSRTLEKLKPGTRGAEEC; encoded by the exons AGCAGAGATTTCCACTGCCTGCAGCTGGCCTGCGTGGCTCTCGGGCTGGTGGCTGGCAGCGTCATCATTGGCATCTCCGTATCCAAGGCTGCAGCTGCCATGGGCGGTGTCTTTATCGGCGCTGCTGTTCTGG GAAGCCTAAGAATCCATCCCCATCCAGGGCCAGACCATGGAGAAGGAAGATCCAGCACCAATGGCAACAAGGAAG GAGCCCGCAGCAGCCTGTCTACCGTGAGCAGGACCCTGGAGAAGCTGAAGCCAGGGACCCGGGGGGCTGAGGAATGCTGA